One genomic segment of Coraliomargarita parva includes these proteins:
- the lpdA gene encoding dihydrolipoyl dehydrogenase, with amino-acid sequence MSPENTFDLIVIGSGPGGYVAAIRGAQLGLKTALIEKSKTLGGTCLNVGCIPSKALLHSTEMYHFAGHGAAENGIDLTNLSFSVEKMMAKKDKTVSQLCGGVQALMKANKVKVFAGSGQLEGEGKVRVSGEQDELLEAKHIIIATGSSVIELPFLKFDGETVVGSTEAIAFDKVPEKLAVVGAGAIGLELGSVWARLGSKVTVVEFLPAVAPNYDKDVSKMAERLFKKQGLEFYLGTKVTGVKKEKGKTFLTAEKGEDPIEIEADKILVAVGRKPFTEGLGLDKVGITPNQKGQIEVDAHFKTAVPGIYAIGDVIPGPMLAHKAEEEGVACVERIVGQAGHVNYDAIPNVIYTEPEIAGVGITETIAKDKGIAVKTGKFNFIANGRAIASDATDGFVKVIADKETDKLLGVQIIGKNASELIAAAVTHIEYGGSAEDLGRTVHAHPTLSEAMKEAALAVDKNAIHSV; translated from the coding sequence ATGTCTCCAGAAAACACCTTCGATCTCATCGTCATCGGCTCCGGGCCCGGCGGCTATGTCGCGGCCATCCGCGGCGCGCAGCTCGGGCTCAAGACCGCTCTCATCGAAAAGAGCAAGACCCTCGGCGGCACCTGCCTGAACGTCGGCTGCATCCCGAGCAAGGCACTGCTCCACTCGACCGAGATGTATCACTTCGCCGGACACGGCGCGGCCGAGAACGGCATCGACCTGACCAATCTCTCCTTCAGCGTCGAAAAAATGATGGCCAAGAAGGACAAGACCGTGAGCCAGCTCTGTGGCGGCGTCCAGGCCCTGATGAAGGCCAACAAGGTGAAGGTCTTCGCCGGCAGCGGCCAGCTTGAAGGCGAAGGCAAGGTCCGGGTCAGCGGCGAACAGGACGAGCTCCTCGAAGCCAAGCACATCATCATCGCCACCGGTTCTTCGGTCATCGAGCTGCCCTTTCTCAAGTTTGACGGCGAAACCGTCGTCGGCAGCACCGAAGCCATCGCCTTCGACAAGGTGCCGGAAAAACTCGCCGTCGTGGGCGCCGGTGCCATCGGCCTCGAGCTCGGCTCCGTCTGGGCCCGCCTCGGCTCCAAGGTCACCGTGGTCGAGTTCCTTCCGGCCGTCGCACCGAACTACGACAAGGATGTTTCCAAGATGGCCGAGCGCCTCTTCAAGAAGCAGGGCCTCGAGTTCTACCTCGGCACCAAGGTCACCGGTGTGAAAAAGGAAAAGGGCAAGACCTTCCTCACTGCCGAAAAGGGCGAAGATCCGATCGAGATCGAAGCCGACAAGATACTCGTCGCCGTCGGACGCAAGCCTTTCACCGAAGGCCTCGGCCTCGACAAGGTCGGCATCACGCCGAACCAGAAGGGCCAGATCGAAGTCGACGCACATTTCAAGACTGCCGTCCCCGGCATCTACGCCATCGGTGACGTCATCCCCGGCCCCATGCTCGCGCACAAGGCCGAAGAGGAAGGCGTCGCCTGCGTCGAGCGCATCGTCGGCCAGGCCGGACACGTCAACTACGACGCCATTCCGAACGTGATCTACACCGAGCCGGAAATCGCCGGTGTCGGCATCACCGAGACCATCGCCAAGGACAAGGGCATCGCGGTCAAGACCGGCAAGTTCAACTTCATCGCCAACGGACGGGCCATCGCCTCCGACGCGACCGACGGCTTTGTCAAGGTCATCGCCGACAAGGAAACCGACAAGCTCCTCGGTGTGCAGATCATCGGCAAGAACGCTTCCGAGCTCATCGCCGCCGCGGTCACCCATATCGAGTACGGCGGCAGCGCCGAAGACCTAGGCCGCACCGTCCACGCCCACCCGACCCTAAGCGAAGCCATGAAAGAAGCCGCCCTCGCGGTCGACAAGAACGCGATCCACAGCGTCTAA
- a CDS encoding TerC family protein has translation MFDLLASAATELTTGAQSGIGNIVGVLLLLLGLELVLGVDNILVISILVARLPKDQQNTARIVGLALALVARIFLLLGVTWLLRLSTPIGEAVPALEAIPLLSTLSLKDLVLLAGGLFLIYKAVKEIHHVVELEDEHEGPHGKGHTFTAIVTQIVLLDIVFSLDSVITAVGMIDVLWVIITSVTLAFVVVLIFAKPIGDFILAHPAIKILALSFLLTIGITIMMEAFHKHVPKAYIYLPMGFALAVELLQMRYSRNKRLKAAPPARETE, from the coding sequence ATGTTCGACCTACTCGCCTCCGCCGCTACCGAACTCACCACCGGCGCCCAGTCGGGCATCGGCAACATCGTCGGCGTGCTCCTGCTCCTACTCGGTCTCGAGCTGGTCCTCGGGGTCGATAATATCCTCGTCATTTCCATCCTCGTTGCCCGTCTACCCAAAGATCAGCAAAACACCGCCCGTATCGTCGGTCTCGCCCTCGCGCTGGTCGCCCGCATCTTCCTGCTCCTCGGCGTCACCTGGCTGCTCCGGCTCTCCACCCCGATCGGTGAAGCCGTCCCTGCCCTCGAAGCGATTCCCCTACTCAGCACGCTCTCGCTCAAGGATCTTGTGCTTCTCGCCGGTGGACTCTTCCTCATCTACAAAGCGGTCAAGGAAATCCACCACGTGGTCGAGCTGGAAGACGAGCACGAAGGCCCGCATGGCAAGGGACACACCTTCACCGCCATCGTCACCCAGATCGTGCTGCTCGACATCGTCTTCAGCCTCGACTCCGTCATCACAGCGGTCGGCATGATCGACGTGCTCTGGGTCATCATCACCTCCGTCACCCTCGCCTTCGTCGTGGTCCTCATCTTCGCCAAACCGATCGGCGACTTCATCCTCGCCCACCCCGCGATCAAGATCCTCGCCCTCAGCTTTCTGCTCACCATCGGCATCACCATCATGATGGAAGCCTTCCACAAACATGTCCCCAAGGCCTACATCTACCTGCCCATGGGCTTCGCCCTCGCCGTCGAACTCCTGCAAATGCGATACAGCCGCAACAAGCGCCTCAAAGCCGCACCACCGGCAAGAGAAACAGAATAA
- the odhB gene encoding 2-oxoglutarate dehydrogenase complex dihydrolipoyllysine-residue succinyltransferase, which yields MATEVKVPAMGESISSGILAAWHVKDGDYVEKDQAIYELETDKITSEANAEVSGVIQILVQADEEVDIGQVVATIDESASGGAPAAAKTESAPAEAPAAEAPAATAPEPATAKVDPAATLSPAARKAAEETGVDVNAVDGSGKDGRVTKGDILEAAKAPAPAAKPAAPAPAPAAPAPRAAGERETRKKMSPLRRKIAERLVAATQEAALLTTFNEVDMSAVMKLRKQHQDAFVARYGIKLGFMSFFTKAVTHALQAVPEVNARIEGNEIVTQHYYDVGVAVGTDKGLMVPVIRDCDQKNFAEIEQDIAAYAKAARDGKIQMSDLEGGVFTISNGGIYGSMLSTPIINYPQPAILGLHNIQQRAMVVNGEVVARPMMYLALSYDHRLIDGKEAVTFLVKVKEAIEDPARLLFGI from the coding sequence ATGGCTACTGAAGTAAAAGTTCCCGCGATGGGTGAATCCATCAGCAGCGGTATCCTCGCTGCCTGGCACGTCAAAGACGGCGACTACGTCGAAAAAGATCAGGCGATCTACGAGCTTGAGACGGATAAGATCACCTCCGAGGCGAACGCGGAAGTATCCGGCGTGATCCAGATCCTCGTCCAGGCGGACGAGGAAGTCGATATCGGCCAGGTTGTGGCCACGATCGACGAGTCCGCCAGCGGCGGCGCACCGGCCGCAGCGAAAACGGAAAGCGCGCCGGCTGAAGCCCCGGCCGCAGAAGCGCCCGCCGCGACGGCTCCGGAACCCGCCACAGCCAAGGTCGATCCCGCGGCCACACTTTCCCCGGCCGCCCGCAAGGCCGCCGAAGAAACCGGCGTCGACGTCAACGCGGTCGATGGTTCCGGCAAGGATGGTCGTGTGACCAAGGGTGACATTCTCGAAGCCGCCAAGGCACCGGCCCCCGCAGCAAAGCCTGCTGCACCCGCCCCGGCTCCGGCAGCACCGGCTCCGCGCGCCGCCGGTGAGCGCGAGACCCGCAAGAAGATGAGCCCGCTGCGCCGCAAGATCGCCGAGCGCCTCGTCGCCGCGACCCAGGAAGCCGCCCTGCTCACCACTTTCAACGAGGTCGACATGAGCGCGGTCATGAAACTGCGCAAGCAGCACCAGGACGCCTTCGTCGCGCGCTACGGGATCAAGCTGGGCTTCATGTCCTTCTTTACCAAGGCCGTGACCCACGCCCTGCAGGCCGTGCCGGAAGTCAATGCCCGCATCGAGGGCAACGAGATCGTCACCCAGCACTACTACGACGTCGGCGTGGCCGTCGGCACGGACAAGGGACTCATGGTCCCGGTCATCCGTGACTGCGACCAGAAGAATTTCGCCGAGATCGAACAGGACATCGCCGCCTACGCCAAGGCGGCCCGCGACGGCAAGATCCAGATGAGCGACCTCGAAGGCGGTGTCTTCACCATCTCCAACGGCGGCATCTACGGCTCCATGCTCAGCACGCCCATCATCAACTACCCGCAACCCGCCATCCTCGGCCTGCACAATATCCAGCAGCGCGCCATGGTGGTGAACGGTGAAGTGGTGGCCCGCCCGATGATGTATCTCGCCCTCAGCTACGACCACCGTCTCATCGACGGCAAGGAAGCGGTTACCTTCCTGGTCAAAGTCAAGGAAGCCATCGAAGATCCGGCCCGTTTGTTGTTCGGCATCTAA